A window of the Thermoleophilia bacterium SCSIO 60948 genome harbors these coding sequences:
- the soxR gene encoding redox-sensitive transcriptional activator SoxR: MAEPMTISEVSRRSGVAASALRYYEERGLIASERAGSGHRRYPRPALRRIAFIVFAQKVGLTLEEIREELDKLPAGKVPRKADWARISAGWSRRIDARIAELERLKLGLTGCIGCGCLSLERCQLANPGDRAARLGPGPRYWLGDEPAG, encoded by the coding sequence GTGGCGGAGCCGATGACGATCAGCGAGGTCTCTCGGCGCAGTGGCGTTGCGGCCTCGGCGCTTCGTTATTACGAGGAGCGCGGCCTGATCGCCTCGGAGCGCGCGGGCTCGGGACATCGCCGCTACCCCCGCCCCGCCCTGCGCCGGATCGCTTTCATCGTCTTCGCGCAGAAGGTCGGGCTGACCCTCGAGGAGATCCGCGAGGAGCTCGACAAGCTGCCCGCCGGCAAAGTCCCGCGAAAGGCCGACTGGGCGCGGATCTCGGCCGGTTGGAGCAGACGCATCGATGCGCGGATCGCAGAGCTCGAGCGTCTCAAGCTCGGTCTGACCGGCTGCATCGGCTGCGGTTGCCTGTCACTCGAGCGCTGCCAGCTCGCCAACCCCGGCGACCGCGCTGCCCGACTCGGGCCCGGTCCGCGCTACTGGCTCGGCGACGAGCCGGCCGGTTAG
- a CDS encoding DUF5519 family protein gives MQTDTTDQISGPGDPDPARAAGHRGVPGAGDRITAEVTSWAGVSSGYGSRGEFAFKLGRREIGHIHGDHVLHIGFPKRVGRELRERGRVSDHPVFPGNDGWAARRIEADTDVEDVVRLLRLNYDRAVERHGLPVPEAPAADGFEPLLPGLLASDPASIFGGSVEIRSYLLVRSGRPNSLVYASPSAVAGRDAVSRLGGIEVRYLVHWHEAIFGEEVAGALGGELVVGAGDEAETAAREPVGRVIGERGFDGSDLELIPIPGHTPGSTALLWDSGSDRILFTGDSLMVDANGEWRVAVLDSSEREAYIGSLELIRSLDFDVLAPWAVWAGAEPLARIDRAERERRLDEVIARVRAGGDR, from the coding sequence GTGCAGACCGACACCACCGATCAGATCTCCGGTCCTGGCGACCCGGACCCGGCTCGCGCCGCCGGGCACCGAGGCGTGCCGGGGGCCGGCGACAGGATCACCGCCGAGGTCACCTCGTGGGCGGGCGTGAGCTCGGGATATGGCAGCCGGGGGGAGTTCGCATTCAAGCTCGGACGCCGCGAGATCGGCCACATCCACGGCGACCACGTCCTCCACATCGGGTTCCCGAAGCGCGTCGGCCGCGAGCTGCGCGAGCGCGGCCGGGTGAGCGATCATCCGGTGTTCCCGGGCAACGACGGCTGGGCGGCGCGGCGAATCGAGGCCGACACGGACGTCGAAGACGTCGTCCGGCTGCTGCGTCTGAACTACGACCGGGCGGTCGAGCGCCACGGCCTCCCGGTGCCCGAGGCTCCCGCCGCCGACGGGTTCGAGCCGCTGCTGCCGGGCCTGCTCGCATCCGACCCCGCGTCGATCTTCGGCGGCTCGGTCGAGATCCGCTCGTACCTGCTCGTGCGCAGCGGACGGCCGAACTCGCTCGTCTACGCGTCTCCGAGCGCGGTGGCGGGTCGCGATGCGGTGTCGCGGCTCGGCGGGATCGAGGTCCGCTACCTCGTCCATTGGCACGAGGCGATCTTCGGCGAGGAGGTCGCGGGTGCGCTCGGCGGCGAGCTCGTCGTCGGCGCCGGCGACGAGGCCGAGACCGCCGCGCGCGAGCCGGTCGGTCGGGTCATCGGCGAGCGTGGGTTCGACGGCTCGGACCTCGAGCTGATCCCGATCCCCGGCCACACGCCGGGCTCGACCGCCCTGCTCTGGGACTCGGGGTCGGACCGGATCCTGTTCACGGGCGACAGCCTGATGGTCGACGCGAACGGCGAGTGGCGCGTCGCCGTCCTCGACTCGAGCGAGCGCGAGGCCTACATCGGGAGCCTCGAGCTCATCCGCTCGCTGGACTTCGACGTCTTGGCGCCGTGGGCCGTGTGGGCGGGTGCCGAGCCGCTGGCGCGCATCGACCGCGCCGAGCGCGAGCGCCGTCTCGACGAGGTCATAGCGCGCGTCCGGGCGGGCGGGGACCGATGA
- a CDS encoding ABC transporter ATP-binding protein, with protein sequence MSEPPLTEQPGGGGEPKRLSRSSPPAVGQPREDRRLASLAALSDALDIDDLRKSYPNGTEALRGVSLEIHAGEFFGLLGPNGAGKSTLIHCTTGLASPSSGSIRVFGHDAIRDYQGAREAVGLAPQDINLDQFLTVAETLDFHGGYFGMRKRERRERTDELLEVFSLTNKRNDRTRALSGGMKRRLVLARALMHRPRLLILDEPTAGVDVELRLELWHYVQQINAEGTSILLTTHYLEEAEQLCDRIAFINEGEIVAQGTSPELAGRFGVASLEDAYLELVGRKELSRAKVAAIEADAAV encoded by the coding sequence ATGAGTGAGCCGCCGCTCACCGAACAGCCCGGAGGTGGTGGAGAACCAAAACGTCTGAGCCGTTCGTCGCCGCCGGCCGTAGGGCAACCCCGCGAGGACCGCCGACTAGCATCGCTCGCCGCCTTGAGCGACGCCCTCGACATCGACGACCTGCGAAAGAGCTATCCGAACGGGACCGAGGCGCTGCGTGGTGTCTCGCTCGAGATCCACGCCGGTGAGTTCTTCGGCCTGCTCGGTCCCAACGGCGCCGGCAAGTCGACGCTGATCCACTGCACGACCGGCCTCGCGTCACCCAGCTCCGGCTCGATCCGCGTATTCGGCCACGACGCGATCCGCGACTACCAGGGCGCCCGCGAGGCGGTCGGCCTCGCGCCGCAGGACATCAACCTCGACCAGTTCCTGACCGTCGCCGAGACGCTCGATTTTCACGGCGGCTACTTCGGGATGCGAAAGCGCGAGCGACGCGAGCGCACCGACGAGCTGCTCGAGGTCTTCTCGCTCACGAACAAGCGGAACGACCGCACCCGCGCGCTGTCGGGCGGGATGAAGCGCCGGCTCGTCCTCGCCCGGGCGCTCATGCACAGGCCGCGGCTGCTGATCCTCGACGAGCCGACCGCCGGCGTCGACGTCGAGCTGCGGCTCGAGCTCTGGCACTACGTCCAGCAGATCAACGCCGAGGGCACCTCGATCCTGCTGACGACGCACTACCTCGAGGAGGCCGAGCAGCTCTGCGACCGGATCGCCTTCATCAACGAGGGTGAGATCGTCGCGCAGGGGACGAGCCCCGAGCTCGCGGGACGCTTCGGCGTCGCCAGCCTCGAGGATGCCTACCTCGAGCTCGTCGGTCGCAAGGAGCTCTCGCGCGCCAAGGTCGCGGCGATCGAGGCGGACGCCGCCGTATGA
- a CDS encoding ABC transporter permease, with protein MSAGQIRFLSLLRRELSRFLKIKRQTVGAPMLETFLYISVFGAALGSRIREIDGIDYVVFIVPGLIMMAWAINAFSNNSSSILQQKFLRAIDDQLSSPASPTELLLAFTFGGFLRGLIVATLTFAVASLLIDIPVEHPLVLVPALFLVGFFFSSLGVLVGTRAEQFDDVSFAQTFVLQPLIFLGGVFYSASLLPEPFETITHLNPVYYMIALVRYGFLGYESVPIALSLAVLAAFTLALFLLNRTLFIRGYKLRA; from the coding sequence TTGAGCGCGGGCCAGATCAGGTTCCTCTCGCTGCTTCGCCGCGAGCTCAGCCGCTTCCTGAAGATCAAGCGCCAGACGGTCGGCGCGCCGATGCTGGAGACGTTCCTCTACATCTCGGTGTTCGGCGCCGCCCTCGGCTCGCGGATCCGTGAGATCGACGGCATCGACTACGTCGTCTTCATCGTTCCCGGGCTGATCATGATGGCCTGGGCGATCAACGCCTTCTCGAACAACTCGTCCTCGATCCTGCAGCAGAAGTTCCTGCGCGCGATCGACGACCAGCTCTCATCGCCGGCCTCGCCGACCGAACTGCTGCTCGCCTTCACGTTCGGCGGCTTCCTGCGTGGCCTGATCGTCGCGACCCTGACCTTCGCCGTCGCATCGCTCCTGATCGACATCCCGGTCGAGCACCCGCTCGTCCTCGTGCCGGCGCTGTTTCTCGTCGGCTTCTTCTTCTCGAGTCTCGGAGTGCTCGTGGGAACCCGCGCCGAGCAGTTCGATGACGTCTCCTTCGCGCAGACGTTCGTGCTCCAGCCGCTGATCTTCCTCGGCGGCGTCTTCTACTCGGCCTCACTGCTCCCCGAGCCGTTCGAGACCATCACCCACCTCAATCCCGTCTACTACATGATCGCCCTGGTCCGCTACGGATTCCTCGGCTACGAGAGCGTCCCGATCGCGCTCTCGCTCGCCGTCCTCGCGGCGTTCACGCTCGCGCTGTTCCTGCTGAACCGGACGCTGTTCATCCGCGGCTACAAGCTGCGCGCCTAG
- a CDS encoding SRPBCC family protein — protein sequence MSANGTQESAGEHAREAVTQWGRAIRLGAIAMSPAVRGPGKVVEAAKSALPDEPPDLPKPKARSLLRPGVADGGGVADAGLSKLGAKGKAAVALRKGSRAAQKLKPGTSGGLMDRLTPDAGVLDRLTPDGGVLEKLTPDGGLIGALRTNGAGEDHATDFDDAPIPIQESIVVAVPVNVAYDLCTRFEEYPGFVSHVERAEREAGDEVSFATRMRGSSQRLEIEIYDRIENERIDWRSTGGIRHSGVITFHELAPRLTHIELSVDYEPHGLVQRISRSTHLTERMIRAEMRRFKAFAELGEDEGGDPPPLAELEADEAEAAEAASEDAEAAADDAETGAESGGDDDGPDAALDEDEDEYDDEDLEDPEADGDDEALE from the coding sequence ATGAGCGCAAACGGGACGCAGGAGTCCGCGGGGGAGCACGCCCGCGAGGCGGTGACGCAATGGGGCCGGGCGATACGTCTCGGAGCCATCGCGATGTCGCCCGCCGTACGCGGGCCGGGCAAGGTCGTCGAGGCAGCCAAGTCCGCGCTGCCCGACGAGCCGCCGGACCTGCCGAAGCCGAAGGCGCGATCCCTGCTGCGGCCCGGGGTCGCCGACGGGGGCGGCGTCGCCGACGCGGGTCTCTCGAAGCTCGGCGCGAAGGGCAAGGCGGCCGTGGCGCTCCGAAAGGGGTCTCGGGCCGCGCAGAAGCTCAAGCCCGGCACGAGCGGCGGTCTCATGGACAGGCTCACACCCGACGCCGGAGTGCTCGACAGGCTGACGCCCGACGGCGGCGTGTTGGAGAAGCTGACGCCGGACGGGGGCCTGATCGGCGCGCTGCGCACCAACGGCGCCGGTGAAGATCACGCCACGGACTTCGACGACGCCCCGATCCCGATCCAGGAGTCGATCGTCGTCGCCGTCCCGGTCAACGTGGCCTACGACCTGTGCACTCGCTTCGAGGAGTACCCGGGTTTCGTCTCACACGTCGAGCGAGCCGAGCGCGAGGCCGGCGACGAGGTGTCCTTCGCGACGCGGATGCGCGGATCGTCGCAGCGGCTCGAGATCGAGATCTACGATCGGATCGAGAACGAGCGGATCGACTGGCGCAGCACCGGCGGCATCCGGCACTCGGGGGTCATCACCTTCCACGAGCTCGCCCCGCGGCTCACCCACATCGAGCTGTCGGTCGACTACGAGCCGCACGGTCTGGTGCAGCGGATCTCGCGCTCGACCCACCTCACCGAGCGCATGATCCGAGCGGAGATGCGCCGGTTCAAGGCCTTCGCGGAGCTCGGCGAGGACGAGGGCGGCGATCCGCCGCCTCTCGCCGAGCTGGAGGCCGACGAGGCCGAGGCGGCCGAGGCGGCATCCGAAGACGCCGAGGCAGCGGCCGACGACGCCGAAACGGGCGCGGAGTCCGGCGGTGATGATGACGGACCCGACGCGGCACTCGACGAGGACGAGGACGAGTACGACGACGAGGACCTCGAGGACCCCGAGGCGGACGGGGACGACGAGGCCCTCGAATGA
- the gvpA gene encoding gas vesicle structural protein GvpA: protein MATGVQPYRGSGGGGGNYVARSNSSGLYDVLELILDKGLVIDVFVRVSLVGIELLTIDARIVIASVDTYLRFAEAVNRLDLNAGTSDKKDLPGVLSGATEGAASSKTKGALQGAKESLFGSDDDDDDDGDAREKSGSRSGSGSRSSSGTRRRKSSS, encoded by the coding sequence ATGGCTACAGGAGTACAGCCGTACCGCGGGAGCGGCGGAGGCGGCGGCAATTACGTCGCGAGATCGAATTCGAGTGGTCTCTACGACGTCCTCGAGTTGATTCTCGACAAGGGTCTCGTCATCGACGTGTTCGTACGCGTGTCGCTGGTCGGGATCGAGTTGCTGACGATCGATGCTCGCATCGTGATCGCCAGCGTCGACACCTATCTGCGGTTCGCCGAGGCGGTCAACCGGCTCGACCTCAACGCGGGCACCTCGGACAAGAAGGATCTCCCTGGCGTGCTCTCGGGCGCGACGGAGGGTGCCGCGTCGAGCAAGACCAAGGGCGCGCTGCAGGGTGCGAAGGAGTCGCTCTTCGGCTCCGACGACGACGATGATGATGACGGCGACGCCCGCGAGAAGAGCGGCTCGCGGAGCGGCTCGGGTTCGCGGTCGTCATCGGGCACGCGTCGCCGCAAGAGCTCGAGCTAG
- a CDS encoding GvpL/GvpF family gas vesicle protein, whose product MAASADRPRYVYGVVRASRADPKGDGIREEELELVASGDVAALVSAATEEPLEAGRDELLTHARVLEKALEGGVVLPMQFGVILPDAAAVEDVLLAPHETELMAQLDQMDGRVELNVKGIYDEDAVLRDLVERDREIAGLRERIRGSEEEATYPERIRLGELISEALAAKREQDEQTILERLSGYAAATEVNPTLHERMVCNISFLVAEEEVDPFNEALDELGSAYGGDVRFKYTGPLPPHSFVELTLDA is encoded by the coding sequence GTGGCGGCCTCGGCCGACAGGCCCCGTTACGTCTACGGGGTGGTCCGCGCTTCGCGCGCCGACCCCAAGGGCGACGGGATTCGCGAGGAGGAGCTCGAACTGGTCGCCTCCGGCGACGTCGCGGCGCTGGTCAGCGCCGCGACGGAGGAGCCGCTCGAGGCCGGGCGCGACGAGTTGCTCACCCATGCGCGCGTGCTCGAGAAGGCGCTCGAGGGGGGCGTCGTGCTGCCGATGCAGTTCGGCGTGATCCTCCCCGACGCCGCCGCGGTCGAGGACGTGCTGCTCGCGCCGCACGAGACCGAGCTGATGGCGCAGCTCGACCAGATGGACGGTCGGGTCGAGCTCAACGTGAAGGGCATCTACGACGAGGACGCGGTGCTCCGCGACCTGGTCGAGCGCGATCGCGAGATCGCGGGCCTTCGCGAGCGCATCCGCGGAAGCGAGGAGGAGGCGACCTACCCCGAGCGGATACGCCTCGGCGAGTTGATCAGCGAGGCGCTCGCGGCCAAGCGCGAGCAGGATGAGCAGACGATCCTCGAGCGCCTCAGCGGCTACGCCGCGGCAACCGAGGTGAACCCGACGCTGCACGAGCGAATGGTCTGCAACATCTCGTTCCTGGTCGCCGAGGAAGAGGTCGATCCGTTCAACGAAGCACTCGACGAGCTCGGCTCCGCCTACGGTGGTGACGTGCGGTTCAAGTACACGGGGCCGCTGCCCCCGCACAGCTTCGTCGAGCTGACATTGGACGCCTGA
- a CDS encoding gas vesicle protein: MGLFKELVLLPLAPVRGTAWVTEQLVDEADRRLYDEDNIKREMIQLEIDHDDGKIGDEERAAIEADLMDRLAVARERQAEERELGVEPQAPREERPDG; encoded by the coding sequence ATGGGACTGTTCAAGGAACTGGTGCTGCTGCCGCTCGCGCCCGTGCGCGGAACCGCCTGGGTCACGGAGCAACTCGTCGACGAGGCGGATCGCCGGCTCTACGACGAGGACAACATCAAGCGCGAGATGATCCAGCTCGAGATCGATCACGACGACGGAAAGATCGGCGACGAGGAGCGCGCCGCGATCGAGGCCGATCTGATGGATCGCCTCGCCGTCGCCAGGGAGCGCCAGGCCGAGGAGCGCGAGCTCGGGGTCGAGCCGCAGGCGCCGAGAGAGGAGCGACCGGATGGCTGA
- a CDS encoding gas vesicle protein, with product MAESKNSQSSGKGSSGGSGSGGSNNQKRKPLRELVEEARDQVGELLGRPIESVLGIERGEDGWQVTLEVLELSRVPSTTDVLGKYLVELDDDGEVVGMNRLRRYNRAEAGED from the coding sequence ATGGCTGAGAGCAAGAACTCGCAGAGTTCGGGCAAGGGATCGTCGGGTGGATCGGGCTCCGGAGGCTCGAACAACCAGAAGCGCAAGCCGCTTCGCGAGCTCGTCGAGGAAGCCCGCGATCAGGTCGGCGAGCTCCTGGGCCGTCCGATCGAATCCGTGCTCGGGATCGAACGCGGGGAGGATGGCTGGCAGGTGACCCTCGAGGTCCTCGAGCTGTCGCGGGTGCCGAGCACCACTGACGTGCTGGGCAAGTACCTGGTCGAGCTCGACGACGACGGTGAAGTCGTGGGCATGAACCGCCTCCGCCGCTACAACCGCGCCGAAGCCGGGGAGGACTGA
- a CDS encoding gas vesicle protein gives MTAEPEPERAPERALTNRRQVDPRRVAAQPASGGPANLADILERVLDKGIVIAGDIQVNLLDIELLTIKIRLLVASVERAQEMGINWWENDPTLTRGSGSTSSAETAALEQENRELRARLDRLERAVAGALPPEGDDLAERVVRTDTEAG, from the coding sequence ATGACGGCGGAGCCAGAACCCGAGCGCGCGCCCGAGCGCGCACTCACCAATCGGCGCCAGGTCGACCCTCGGCGCGTCGCGGCCCAGCCGGCCTCCGGTGGCCCGGCGAACCTCGCCGACATCCTCGAGCGCGTGCTCGACAAGGGGATCGTGATCGCCGGCGACATCCAGGTCAACCTGCTCGACATCGAGCTGCTGACGATCAAGATCAGGCTGCTCGTCGCCTCCGTGGAGCGCGCCCAGGAGATGGGGATCAACTGGTGGGAGAACGACCCGACGCTGACGCGCGGGTCGGGCAGCACCTCATCGGCCGAAACCGCGGCTCTGGAGCAGGAGAACCGTGAGCTGCGCGCTCGCCTCGACCGGCTCGAGCGCGCCGTCGCCGGAGCGCTGCCTCCCGAGGGGGACGATCTCGCCGAAAGGGTCGTCCGGACGGACACCGAGGCGGGGTAG
- a CDS encoding GvpL/GvpF family gas vesicle protein translates to MPGSDPSFDALREAIAALADRHAGELVEEAEAQARERVRASLTDAIADALFERSAAELAARHIDVAASGRSAAGPAHRSPPETAGDRRPAERAAPARHEGALQEEPAAPAPGDPAAATGGGEATYVFGIAEATDRLGDLPGFEPHRGVRPIALGSLSAIVTTVDLAEFGEQALQQNLEDLEWIERTARTHETVLGALAQQTAVVPMRLCTIYRDDGQVATMLTERGEEFAATLGRLRGRTEWGVKLIAEPGALEEIARGRGGGEESAEAGLSPGLAYLDRKQREQRARGDVETTAAEIAGDAHARLAATSAAARLNKLQARELGGHSGDMILNGAYLVDDGDFDRFEGALEALRDELGTDAIAAELTGPWPAYNFASAEDDEVLRVAG, encoded by the coding sequence GTGCCGGGAAGCGACCCGAGCTTCGACGCCCTCCGCGAGGCGATCGCCGCGCTGGCCGATCGACACGCCGGCGAGCTGGTGGAGGAGGCTGAGGCGCAGGCGCGCGAGCGCGTACGCGCGAGTCTCACCGATGCGATCGCCGACGCGCTGTTCGAGCGCTCCGCCGCGGAGCTGGCCGCGCGCCACATCGACGTCGCCGCGTCCGGGCGGTCCGCCGCAGGGCCGGCCCACCGATCGCCGCCCGAGACCGCCGGAGATCGCCGGCCGGCCGAGCGCGCCGCGCCGGCTCGGCACGAGGGTGCCCTCCAAGAAGAGCCGGCGGCGCCGGCCCCGGGAGATCCCGCCGCCGCGACGGGCGGCGGTGAGGCGACATACGTCTTCGGCATCGCCGAGGCCACCGATCGGCTCGGTGACCTCCCGGGATTCGAACCGCACCGCGGAGTTCGGCCGATCGCGCTCGGGTCGCTCTCGGCGATCGTCACGACTGTCGATCTGGCCGAATTCGGGGAGCAGGCGCTGCAGCAAAACCTCGAGGACCTCGAGTGGATCGAGCGCACGGCGCGGACCCACGAGACCGTCCTCGGCGCCCTGGCTCAGCAAACCGCCGTGGTGCCGATGCGCCTCTGCACGATCTACCGCGACGACGGACAGGTGGCGACGATGCTCACTGAGCGCGGCGAGGAGTTCGCGGCGACCCTGGGGCGGCTTCGTGGTCGCACCGAGTGGGGCGTCAAGCTGATCGCGGAGCCCGGCGCCCTGGAGGAGATCGCGCGCGGGCGCGGAGGTGGGGAGGAGTCGGCCGAGGCCGGACTCTCCCCGGGCCTCGCGTACCTCGACCGCAAGCAGCGCGAGCAGCGGGCACGCGGGGACGTAGAGACGACCGCCGCGGAGATTGCGGGCGACGCGCACGCGCGGCTTGCCGCGACGAGTGCGGCCGCGCGGCTGAACAAGCTCCAGGCCCGCGAGCTCGGCGGGCACAGCGGCGACATGATCCTGAACGGTGCCTACCTCGTCGACGACGGGGACTTCGACCGCTTCGAGGGCGCACTCGAAGCGCTTCGCGACGAGCTGGGGACCGACGCGATCGCCGCCGAGCTGACGGGCCCGTGGCCCGCCTACAACTTCGCCAGCGCTGAGGACGACGAGGTCCTGAGGGTCGCCGGATGA
- a CDS encoding gas vesicle protein — MHSAEMREATLLDLLDRLLAGGVVIHGDITLAVADVDLVHVGLRAVVAAVESLEPVSDPVPPELES; from the coding sequence ATGCACAGCGCGGAGATGCGGGAGGCGACGCTGCTCGACCTGCTCGACCGGCTGCTCGCCGGGGGGGTCGTGATCCACGGCGACATCACGCTGGCGGTCGCCGACGTCGACCTCGTCCACGTAGGTCTTCGCGCCGTCGTCGCAGCGGTCGAGTCGCTCGAGCCGGTCTCGGATCCGGTGCCACCGGAGCTGGAGAGCTGA
- a CDS encoding GvpL/GvpF family gas vesicle protein, whose translation MLYLYAIAAAGFTATGVRGLAGAPVESFEGSGLAVLATRHEGLDVRPTETFVWAHQDVVERLAERGDVLPLRIATTLDDGDSARALLSGRRAEFSRSLDRIRGAVEFGVRAIGEEPAEVPVDDRAASSGGPGTAYMLDRLARRRGRDALRREVLEPLRPYARDATVRPDRAAGTALSVAYLVDRDAASDFQLRVAELDDRLAATRLLCTGPWPPYSFVDPKGSS comes from the coding sequence ATGCTCTACCTCTACGCGATCGCCGCAGCCGGGTTCACGGCGACGGGCGTCCGCGGACTCGCGGGCGCGCCGGTGGAGAGCTTCGAGGGCTCCGGCCTCGCGGTCCTCGCCACGCGTCATGAGGGCCTCGACGTACGGCCCACCGAGACCTTCGTGTGGGCGCACCAGGACGTCGTCGAGCGCCTGGCCGAACGCGGCGACGTGCTGCCGCTGCGTATCGCGACCACGCTCGACGACGGCGACTCCGCGCGTGCGCTGCTGAGCGGTCGCAGGGCCGAGTTCAGCCGCTCGCTCGACCGGATCCGGGGCGCGGTCGAATTCGGGGTGCGGGCGATCGGCGAGGAGCCCGCCGAGGTGCCCGTCGACGATCGCGCGGCGTCCTCCGGCGGGCCCGGAACCGCTTACATGCTCGATCGGCTCGCTCGCCGGCGCGGGCGCGACGCGCTTCGCCGTGAGGTGCTCGAACCGCTGCGTCCCTACGCGCGCGACGCGACGGTGCGACCGGACCGTGCCGCCGGCACGGCGCTCTCGGTCGCCTACCTGGTCGACCGCGACGCGGCCTCGGATTTTCAGCTGCGCGTCGCCGAGCTCGACGATCGGCTTGCCGCGACCCGGCTGCTCTGCACAGGCCCCTGGCCTCCGTACAGCTTCGTAGACCCGAAGGGGTCTTCGTGA
- a CDS encoding gas vesicle protein K encodes MGEEPAVFGDELDRLSDALGRRINADSESLEKGLAQLVMTLIELLRQLMERQALRRIEGGTLEPDQIERLGETFMLLEEKMEELKQHFELEDEDLNLNLGPLGNLM; translated from the coding sequence CTGGGTGAGGAGCCGGCGGTCTTCGGCGACGAGCTCGATCGGCTGAGCGACGCGCTCGGCAGGCGAATCAACGCCGACTCGGAGAGTCTCGAGAAGGGGCTCGCGCAGCTCGTCATGACCTTGATCGAGCTGCTTCGGCAGCTGATGGAGCGCCAGGCGTTGCGGCGGATCGAGGGCGGGACGCTGGAACCGGATCAGATCGAGCGACTGGGCGAGACGTTCATGTTGCTCGAGGAGAAGATGGAAGAGCTCAAGCAGCACTTCGAGCTCGAGGACGAGGATCTCAACCTCAACCTCGGCCCGCTCGGAAACCTGATGTGA
- a CDS encoding response regulator transcription factor: MSAVPLVARVLLADDHAMVRRGLRMVLDSEADLEVVAEASDGRDAVARVLAEPDLDLAILDITMPRQTGIQAARELRARRPELRIVMLSMHDDEQYLFEAMRLGARGYVLKSAADRELVDVCRRALRGERFAFPASTDAATRELLERAHAEGAEAAEALTPRESEVVKLIAEGFTNREIAGDLVISEKTVERHRANILEKLGMRDRVELTRYAIRRGLVQP; the protein is encoded by the coding sequence ATGAGCGCCGTCCCGCTCGTCGCCCGCGTCCTGCTCGCCGACGATCACGCGATGGTCCGGCGCGGCCTGCGCATGGTGCTCGACTCCGAGGCCGACCTCGAGGTGGTCGCCGAGGCCTCCGACGGCCGCGACGCGGTCGCGCGCGTGCTCGCCGAACCCGACCTCGACCTCGCCATCCTCGACATCACGATGCCGCGCCAGACCGGCATCCAGGCGGCACGCGAGCTGCGCGCGCGGCGGCCAGAGCTGCGGATCGTGATGCTCTCGATGCACGACGACGAGCAGTACCTGTTCGAGGCGATGCGTCTCGGGGCGCGCGGCTACGTCCTGAAGTCCGCGGCCGACCGCGAGCTCGTCGACGTCTGTCGCCGCGCCCTGCGCGGCGAACGCTTCGCCTTCCCGGCCTCAACCGACGCGGCGACACGTGAGCTGCTCGAGCGCGCCCACGCCGAGGGCGCGGAGGCGGCCGAGGCGCTGACACCGCGTGAGTCCGAGGTCGTCAAGTTGATCGCCGAGGGGTTCACGAACCGCGAGATCGCCGGCGACCTCGTGATCAGCGAGAAGACCGTCGAGCGCCACCGCGCGAACATCCTCGAGAAGCTCGGGATGCGCGACCGCGTCGAGCTGACGCGCTATGCGATTCGGCGCGGGCTCGTCCAGCCCTGA